A genomic region of Colletotrichum destructivum chromosome 5, complete sequence contains the following coding sequences:
- a CDS encoding Putative forkhead-associated (FHA) domain, SMAD/FHA domain superfamily, protein MTAVASPPSFQQLNRPGWNVNGGQSLNSMNPEDVRGMFVPRKTLQRSNSSSSVASTSSNSSTTTVATNASQPNGTPASTNSDMSSWSSTASRKRPQPKGPWPPGKPEGQPDFGRPVMRSPMNGINGNSSLQTVPGQPQMMSQQGLAARPVGDPMPSGQPVLYLLSLNGTFERKTISVPYYPESLRIGRQTNQKTIPTATNGYFDSKVLSRQHAEVWADRMGKIYIRDVKSSNGTFVNGTRLSQENRESEPHELQTGDHVELGIDIVSEDQKTVVHHKVAAKVEHAGFVSPSNNVMDMSFGDLDPANGAMAVPASGPMPYRGRTGSNASMASNGRMIAPQNMAGMVPNGGAARGFLLTPITTEHIVKRLHNEMRSARLQSQDLSRTGHFIHALLGKEEVKDLEKPEAHEPPRHLPNGNALPFRTDAKTRFSDPPAPPPQQPLPEKPDVPSLKRGTTERPKANSTPSPVGRDNLHQIIQLTEALNNAKKEMDTQTARIKDLEDMLTKEREARELAEDMAKILEDSAVKETNGGPKEHDDTETILEAAFEPPQDDFETRDVEMTDAEPIAEEPTPESAEDIAARFQAKIDTMMSEMSDLKQQMDAWKQRCEQAETERDADRKTLAEMVARIRRDEEAKQAAATAETNRSPSRGRRGRSGGPAEKITTVVQTDGSGESTPAPTQTEASVYDPSDKPTLSRANTITPLTIPPGKLAKDQAMMAGVPYASMLGVVIIGMGLMAYINGWQPEPAPRH, encoded by the exons ATGACTGCCGTCGCGAGCCCTCCCAGCTTCCAGCAACTCAATCGACCGGGATGGAATGTTAATGGCGGACAAAGTCTGAATTCGATGAATCCAGAAGACGTCAGAGGCATGTTCGTGCCGCGGAAGACGCTGCAGCGGAGCAactcgtcctcctccgtcgcgTCCACTTCGTCCAActcgtccaccaccaccgtcgccACGAATGCCTCGCAACCAAATGGCaccccggcctcgaccaACTCCGACATGAGCTCGTGGTCGAGCACCGCTTCGAGGAAGCGCCCACAGCCCAAAGGCCCCTGGCCCCCCGGCAAACCAGAAGGCCAGCCCGATTTCGGCAGGCCCGTCATGCGTTCGCCCATGAACGGAATCAACGGCAACTCGTCCCTACAGACCGTTCCCGGCCAGCCGCAGATGATGTCGCAACAAGGCCTCGCCGCGAGGCCCGTGGGCGATCCCATGCCCAGCGGCCAGCCCGTCCTCTACCTCTTGTCGCTGAATGGCACTTTCGAGCGCAAAACCATATCCGTACCATACTATCCGGAGAGCCTTCGCATCGGTCGCCAGACCAACCAGAAGACCATCCCCACTGCCACGAACGGCTACTTTGACAGCAAAGTGCTGTCCAGACAACACGCCGAAGTCTGGGCTGATCGCATGGGCAAGATCTACATCCGCGACGTCAAGTCGTCCAACGGAACCTTTGTCAACGGGACGCGCTTGTCGCAAGAAAACCGCGAATCCGAACCCCACGAACTACAGACCGGTGATCACGTCGAGCTGGGGATCGATATCGTGAGCGAGGACCAAAAGACGGTCGTCCATCACAAAGTTGCCGCCAAGGTTGAGCACGCCGGCTTCGTCAGCCCCTCCAACAACGTTATGGACATGAGCTTTGGCGACTTGGATCCCGCCAACGGCGCTATGGCTGTCCCCGCGTCGGGACCAATGCCGTATCGCGGCCGCACGGGAAGCAACGCGTCCATGGCCAGCAACGGACGCATGATAGCTCCTCAAAACATGGCCGGCATGGTCCCCAACGGCGGAGCTGCTCGTGGCTTCTTGCTGACGCCTATTACCACGGAGCATATCGTGAAGAGGCTACAC AACGAGATGCGGAGTGCACGACTACAATCCCAAGACCTGTCACGGACGGGCCATTTCATCCACGCGCTGCTTGGTAAAGAAGAAGTCAAGGATCTGGAGAAGCCCGAGGCACACGAGCCCCCTAGACACCTCCCTAATGGCAACGCCTTGCCCTTCCGTACCGATGCGAAGACGCGATTCTCCGATCCGCCCGCTCCCCCGCCTCAGCAGCCTCTTCCCGAGAAGCCAGATGTGCCTTCGCTCAAACGAGGTACCACCGAGCGACCGAAGGCCAACAGTACCCCGTCGCCTGTGGGACGAGACAACCTGCACCAGATCATCCAGTTGACCGAGGCTTTGAACAACgcgaagaaggagatggatACCCAGACCGCCCGCATCAAGGACTTGGAAGACATGCTCACCAAAGAGCGCGAGGCACGCGAGCTCGCCGAAGACATGGCAAAGATCCTCGAGGATAGTGCCGTTAAGGAGACCAATGGCGGGCCTAAAGAGCATGATGATACCGAGACCATACTCGAAGCCGCGTTTGAGCCGCCACAGGACGATTTTGAGACTCGAGACGTTGAAATGACGGACGCCGAACCCATTGCCGAAGAGCCGACACCAGAAAGCGCCGAGGACATTGCCGCTCGTTtccaggccaagatcgaCACAATGATGTCGGAGATGAGCGACCTCAAACAGCAGATGGATGCCTGGAAGCAAAGATGCGAACAGGCCGAGACGGAACGTGACGCGGACCGCAAAACCCTTGCCGAGATGGTTGCCCGGATTCGaagagacgaagaagccaagCAGGCGGCGGCTACGGCAGAAACGAACCGTTCTCCTTCCCGTGGGCGTCGCGGTCGCAGCGGGGGGCCTGCCGAGAAGATTACTACCGTCGTCCAGACAGACGGCTCTGGCgagtcgacgccggccccTACGCAGACCGAGGCCAGCGTGTACGACCCGAGCGACAAGCCTACGCTGTCGCGAGCCAACACCATCACGCCGCTCACCATACCGCCGGGCAAGCTGGCAAAGGACCAGGCCATGATGGCCGGCGTTCCCTACGCCTCCATGCTCGGTGTTGTGATTATAGGCATGGGCCTCATGGCTTACATCAACGGCTGGCAACCCGAACCGGCCCCCCGTCATTGA